One stretch of Deinococcus aquaedulcis DNA includes these proteins:
- a CDS encoding metallophosphoesterase family protein — protein MPLLRPLLALLLPALLSAAPPPAPPLRLAILGDFNGPYGATTYPPLLGRALAQVQAWQPDAVLSPGDLVAGQSPRLSAGQVRAMWAAFDREVRAPLAQAGLPFAFTLGNHDAALPGDRREAARYWQAHAPALAYVDRAGFPFRFSFTLGGGQVFVVSLDASGPTVDAAQRRWLAAQLASGPARAAGVRLVLGHLPLAGVSADKNRPGEVIREAGALRQVMEEGGVLAYLHGHHAAFYPGRLGGLNVLSAGGIGGRAYVGFPGTARSTVTLLTVWPAQGHATFQTVDVATGKAVPTETLPARLEGLGGPLERVERFEGGR, from the coding sequence ATGCCGCTCCTGCGCCCCCTGCTGGCCCTGCTGCTACCTGCCCTGCTGTCGGCCGCGCCGCCGCCGGCGCCCCCGCTGCGGCTGGCGATTCTGGGCGATTTCAACGGTCCCTACGGCGCCACCACGTACCCGCCGCTGCTGGGCCGCGCCCTGGCCCAGGTGCAGGCGTGGCAACCCGACGCGGTGCTCTCGCCCGGCGATCTGGTGGCCGGCCAGAGTCCCCGCCTGAGCGCCGGACAGGTGCGCGCCATGTGGGCGGCCTTTGACCGCGAAGTGCGCGCCCCGCTGGCCCAGGCGGGCCTGCCCTTCGCCTTCACGCTGGGCAACCACGACGCCGCCCTGCCCGGCGACCGGCGCGAGGCCGCGCGCTACTGGCAGGCGCACGCCCCGGCCCTGGCCTACGTGGACCGCGCGGGGTTTCCCTTTCGCTTCTCGTTCACGCTGGGCGGCGGACAGGTGTTCGTGGTGTCGCTGGACGCCAGCGGGCCCACGGTGGACGCCGCGCAGCGCCGCTGGCTGGCGGCGCAACTGGCCTCGGGCCCGGCCCGCGCGGCGGGGGTGCGGCTGGTGCTGGGCCACCTGCCCCTGGCCGGGGTCAGCGCCGACAAGAACCGCCCCGGCGAGGTGATCCGCGAAGCCGGGGCGCTGCGGCAGGTCATGGAGGAGGGCGGCGTGCTGGCCTACCTGCACGGCCACCACGCGGCCTTTTACCCGGGACGACTGGGGGGGCTGAATGTGCTATCGGCCGGCGGGATTGGGGGCCGGGCCTACGTGGGTTTTCCCGGCACCGCGCGCAGCACGGTCACGCTGCTGACCGTCTGGCCGGCGCAGGGCCACGCCACCTTTCAAACCGTGGACGTGGCCACAGGCAAGGCCGTCCCGACCGAGACGCTGCCGGCCCGCCTGGAAGGACTGGGCGGGCCGCTGGAACGGGTCGAACGTTTTGAAGGGGGGCGTTAG
- a CDS encoding class I SAM-dependent methyltransferase codes for MRVILGAGEQRWPGWVPTQQATLDLLNPASFEQFFGRGLADAFLCEHVWEHLWREEGAQAARLVFQYLKPGGRLRVAVPDGHHPDPAYQALVAVGGPGPAHDHRVLYTLETFAPLFTAAGFTVEPLEWWDAGGTFHQQPWSPDDGPVYRTARLDHRNEAWRRGQRPPGFTSVLLDVVKPG; via the coding sequence GTGCGGGTCATCCTGGGCGCTGGCGAACAGCGCTGGCCCGGCTGGGTGCCCACGCAGCAGGCCACGCTGGACCTGCTGAACCCCGCCAGTTTCGAGCAGTTCTTCGGTAGAGGGCTGGCCGACGCCTTTCTGTGCGAGCACGTCTGGGAGCACCTGTGGCGAGAAGAAGGGGCGCAGGCGGCGCGGCTGGTCTTCCAATATCTGAAGCCCGGTGGCCGCCTGCGCGTGGCCGTGCCGGACGGGCATCACCCGGACCCCGCCTACCAGGCCCTGGTCGCGGTTGGTGGCCCGGGGCCCGCCCATGACCACCGCGTGCTGTATACGCTCGAAACCTTCGCGCCCCTTTTCACGGCGGCGGGCTTCACGGTGGAGCCCCTGGAATGGTGGGATGCGGGCGGCACCTTTCACCAGCAGCCCTGGTCGCCGGACGACGGCCCGGTGTACCGCACGGCCCGGCTGGACCACCGCAACGAGGCGTGGCGGCGGGGTCAGCGCCCACCCGGGTTTACCAGCGTGCTGCTGGACGTGGTGAAGCCAGGCTAG
- a CDS encoding MmcQ/YjbR family DNA-binding protein, whose product MKSMAELRAACAALTGSQETFPFDATTLVFKVGGKMYALTDIQAEPLALSLKVRPEQGDELRAAWPAIAPGYHLNKRHWITVTLDGTVPDELVAELLRGSHALVTAGLTRAARAELGL is encoded by the coding sequence ATGAAGTCCATGGCCGAGCTGCGCGCCGCGTGCGCCGCCCTGACGGGCTCGCAGGAAACCTTTCCCTTCGACGCCACTACCCTGGTCTTCAAGGTGGGCGGCAAGATGTACGCCCTGACCGACATCCAGGCCGAGCCCCTGGCCCTGTCGCTGAAGGTGCGCCCAGAGCAGGGGGACGAGCTGCGCGCGGCGTGGCCCGCCATTGCTCCTGGTTATCACCTGAACAAGCGCCACTGGATCACGGTGACCCTGGACGGCACCGTGCCCGACGAACTGGTGGCGGAACTGCTGCGCGGCAGCCACGCCCTGGTCACCGCTGGCCTGACCCGCGCCGCACGGGCCGAACTGGGTCTGTGA